The sequence below is a genomic window from Oreochromis aureus strain Israel breed Guangdong linkage group 12, ZZ_aureus, whole genome shotgun sequence.
TTATCTCCACTGCTTAGAATAATTTGCCCAAAACATACATGTATCGTTTTAAGTGGCAAGTTAAATACATTAGCCTAAAtaatctgttgttttctttttgcagtgtcaagtgctcccaaaagacaataaaagatGCGTATCACATCATTTGTAAGCCCTGCTCTCTTCAGCTTGAGATCTGCTGCAAGTGTGGGAAGAAGGAGGAGATTGTTATTCTGTAAGAGGATAAGTTagcatgtgttttgtttttatatagaTTAATGTACAAAGTATGAACTCACCcatcatttcttcatattttgcttccaaggtgcCAGACtgtttaaagtggtcttgagcaatagttcccCAGGCTTTCAGaaagtctttcaaagtttttctttgagcATTGGCTGCTTTGTTCACTCATttccagtccagtccttgtacctgagcAATTTTCTGaggatgtttttctttgttaagccacttaatacctatgaatcattcaagctaaaaaaaatgaaggaaaaaaaaaaacgcatcTAACTCAAAGGAATAAACCAGTGTTACATCTCCATTTAACAGATattcaacaaacaacaaattgtATGTTTAGGCGTTTTGttccatttctttagctgaagctttgaaaatgccaaagataacactttcagccaaaaaaaaaaaaaaaaacccaaaatttTGCatatggtgtgcagtgtgtctttAAGAAATTTGAGGAAAttgaacaaaagaagaagtgccAGGCCTAAAAACAAAAGCtatatctacagcagatgaacagtatctaaaAATGATGTTCttaagaaatggaaaaaaaaatcagcaaagatctgacacaggacctgtGAGATGCATCTGTTGtgttcactgaagcatcatTACAAATgctctcagtggaagggtggctgtcaaaaagccattcttaaggaaggaaggaaaggcTGAGGCACGCCACATTGCACAAAAACTGGCCTGAAAAttagtggcaacaggtctgatggagtgatgaaacCAAACTTGAAATTTTTGGTTCAAGTCATCGTCAGTATGTACAGAGGAATTCAGGAGAgaagtacaacagtgagtgtagacagccatctgtaaaacacagtggaggctctgtcatgattTAGAGctacatttcagccagtggtgccagtgcagtaaaagcatatctaaatagaaaaacacaaagtgaaacACTATGAGTCATGGATTAGTCCCCAAAGCCCGGACCTCAACGGTAtggaagcagtgtgggatcatcttgtcagagaaaaaaaaccaaaaggcagctgacatccaaagaagagctttcaACTTTCAATGTCCTGACCAAATCTAATTTGATGACACCAgttaatttttttcctttcacactggcaacaagtttttaaaatgaacatgAATTACATGAGTTTCTACATGTGTTAGATTCCTAAAGAGACGGGATAACGCCAAAGTgatttaaacaaatatattttcatcTTTTATCATGGACAAGCATATACACATAACACCATAACTACTGTAAGTCTGCCACCTTGTGGACAATAAGATACATTATAGCCAGTACTTGACCCTGAACATCATTTCATGGGCTTCTCATATTTTTAAGCTTTGCTTTTGGCATCTAAatgtatatataattatatatttaaaatttcctGTAGTTTTTTTAGTTACTGACTTTGTGACAACGCAATACTGAACGATTTGGATTTTGGTGCAAAGTTAAACAACAGTTCTTATATCTTTTTTCTTCACCGTGTAGGGCAAACTCACATCTGGAGCAAAAAGAGCAAGAAGTTGATgaacagagaaagaaaggatGTCGACGAAGGAAGAAAGACACGGATGGTTTGGACAGTGATGATGATTacgatgatgatgaagatgactTTGATGACTgtgaagaggaggaagatgaagatTTAGACGAGGACTCTGCAGCAAAAAAGCCACAGAAAAAATCTGCCGTGCTGCCAGACCTGTCCCCAATCAATATTAAAGATTAAACACAATAAGAGTGTAACAAATAGGATTTTTTGGGCCAAAGTACAGTATCAGGTTTGTTGCAGAAGCTCTCTTAGATTAATATATGCCAATAAGCCGATGCTGCCTGCTTGATGCAGAGCATGAAAGAGGAAGTCAGGTGATGAAATGCACAAAAACTCCCAGATGACATCAGAGGGAACaatgtaatttttctttttaactgagTCAGTGTTCTTTCTAAGGAATCTTTAGTTCTGCGAATTGTTTAAACTGCCATAAATAACTTTTTAGAGACTTGTATTTTGCAAACATTTAGCAATAAATCACACTGGTTATAATGTGTTTGCCGTGTTCAGCTTTATGGCGCTGCTGAGCAGTTAGTGCACCGAGAGATGTTCCTAATATTTTGGCTGTTGACGTTAATAGGTTTGGCTATCATAAACAGACTGAAATATATCC
It includes:
- the c12h9orf85 gene encoding uncharacterized protein C9orf85 homolog produces the protein MSSQRGNISRSRGQKHQNTTAFKNDKYGATTQVKKANSKIHDGLCQHCKGVLEWKVKYNKYKPLTQPRKCVKCSQKTIKDAYHIICKPCSLQLEICCKCGKKEEIVILANSHLEQKEQEVDEQRKKGCRRRKKDTDGLDSDDDYDDDEDDFDDCEEEEDEDLDEDSAAKKPQKKSAVLPDLSPINIKD